One genomic region from Erythrobacter mangrovi encodes:
- a CDS encoding SCP2 sterol-binding domain-containing protein, whose amino-acid sequence MHPLTVYIEGFRHALANGGSLPASARMDVDGAGSIHIAEGEVSDRQDPAACIMRTSHEIYDQLYFGTIDPTIAFAKGDLSINGDMAVALAMQGLFEKARAA is encoded by the coding sequence CGCTCACAGTCTACATCGAAGGATTTCGTCACGCGCTCGCCAACGGCGGGTCCCTGCCCGCCTCGGCCCGGATGGATGTCGACGGCGCCGGTTCGATCCATATTGCGGAAGGCGAAGTCAGCGACCGCCAGGATCCGGCCGCCTGCATCATGCGCACCAGTCACGAAATCTACGACCAACTCTACTTCGGCACGATCGACCCGACGATCGCCTTCGCCAAGGGGGACCTCAGCATCAACGGCGACATGGCCGTCGCATTGGCGATGCAGGGGCTCTTCGAGAAGGCCAGGGCGGCCTGA